A DNA window from Bacteroidales bacterium contains the following coding sequences:
- the hisD gene encoding histidinol dehydrogenase, translating to MKIYKYPNKEILNKILQRPYFCDKSIEATVLKIISDVKNNGDKAVRKYTFQFDKTVIENAIIDITKVKSDELNISALLKKSIKTAISNVAKFHESQKIIYKKIETSKGISCWQKPVPIEKVGIYIPGGSAPLFSTVIMLGIPAKIAGCKEIVLCTPPDKSGNINPAILFTCKEIGIKKIYKAGGAQAIAAMAYGTETIPKVNKIFGPGNQYVTIAKQLVNAHGVAIDMPAGPSEVAVIADKSANPEFIVYDLLSQAEHGTDSQVLLISDDENIIKKVLSLLPECKEKLPRKELAKKSLENSSAVLVKNISEAIAISNEYAPEHLILSVANSEKSAEKIINAGSVFLGNYTPESAGDYASGTNHVLPTNGYAKSFGGVNLDSFIKKITFQSITPAGLKNIGNAIEIMAEAEGLKAHKEAVTIRLKKLKNV from the coding sequence ATGAAAATATATAAATATCCGAATAAAGAAATATTGAATAAAATCTTGCAAAGACCTTATTTTTGCGATAAATCTATTGAGGCAACCGTACTGAAAATTATTAGTGATGTTAAAAACAATGGTGATAAAGCAGTAAGGAAGTACACATTCCAGTTCGATAAAACAGTTATTGAAAATGCAATTATCGATATAACCAAAGTCAAATCTGATGAATTAAACATTTCTGCATTATTAAAAAAATCAATAAAAACAGCAATAAGCAACGTAGCAAAATTTCACGAATCGCAAAAAATAATTTATAAAAAAATCGAAACTTCTAAAGGAATATCTTGCTGGCAAAAACCCGTACCAATTGAAAAGGTTGGCATTTATATTCCCGGCGGCTCGGCACCTCTTTTTTCTACTGTTATCATGCTTGGTATTCCTGCAAAAATTGCAGGTTGCAAAGAAATAGTTTTGTGCACGCCTCCCGATAAAAGCGGAAACATAAATCCCGCAATACTTTTCACATGCAAGGAAATCGGAATTAAAAAAATATATAAAGCAGGAGGAGCACAGGCAATTGCCGCAATGGCTTATGGAACGGAAACAATTCCGAAAGTCAATAAAATATTCGGTCCCGGAAACCAATATGTAACAATTGCAAAGCAACTTGTAAACGCCCATGGCGTTGCAATAGATATGCCGGCAGGACCGTCGGAAGTTGCTGTTATTGCCGATAAATCAGCTAATCCTGAATTTATTGTTTATGATTTGCTTTCACAGGCAGAACATGGCACGGACAGCCAAGTGCTGTTGATAAGTGATGATGAAAATATTATAAAAAAAGTGCTCTCTCTTTTGCCTGAATGCAAGGAAAAATTACCACGCAAGGAACTTGCAAAAAAATCATTAGAAAATAGTTCGGCAGTTTTAGTAAAAAATATTTCTGAAGCAATAGCAATCTCAAACGAGTATGCTCCCGAGCATTTGATTTTATCAGTTGCCAATTCAGAAAAAAGTGCAGAAAAAATAATTAACGCAGGTTCGGTTTTTCTTGGAAATTATACTCCCGAATCAGCCGGTGATTACGCATCGGGGACAAACCATGTATTACCAACAAATGGTTATGCCAAATCGTTCGGTGGAGTTAATCTTGATAGCTTTATTAAAAAAATTACTTTTCAGTCAATAACTCCGGCAGGATTGAAAAATATTGGCAATGCAATTGAAATTATGGCAGAAGCCGAAGGTTTGAAAGCTCATAAAGAAGCTGTAACAATACGTTTAAAAAAACTAAAGAATGTTTAA
- a CDS encoding dihydrofolate reductase, protein MKKHIYPFLIVLITSFALFGFTGDPQKEQKNNQSGTEANYNYFTVDHFADLKVMRYTVPDFELLTLKQKELVYYLNQAALAGRDIIWDQNFKHNLCIRKTLEAIYEGYKGDRSTDNFNKFLTYFKRIEFSNGIHHHANSYKIMPEFSKEYFVELIKNSEGVTFPLQQNETIDDLIAKLTPIILDPSVARIKVCSDPQLDMVSNSSVNFYENITQKEVEDYYKATINPDETYPISYGLNSKLIKVNGRVVERVYKLGDMYSSAIEKIIYWLEKATEVAENADQKATLDVLIQFYKTGDLKIFDAYNVMWVKDTLSTVDVINGFIEVYNDPMSMKACFESVVSFRDISASKRAETFSRNAQWFEDHSPANPAYKKKNVKGVSAKVITVTALGGDCYPYTPIGINLPNSLWIRKLKGSKSVTMGNILYAYNQSQATDGMIEEFCYSPEEIELSKKYDAMNINIHTDMHECLGHASGQVKPGVTPDMLKNYSSSLEEARADLFGLYYFMDPKLIELGILQSEECAKAQYNFYIRRGLMTQLTRIELGKNIQNAHYRNRQLIAKWCYENGLKDNVISKIVKDGKTYFVINDYKKLQNLFGQLLAEIQRIISEGDYEAGKNLVETYAVKVDQQIHQEVINRWKKLNAAPYGGFVNPYFTPVYDAKGKITDVKVDYPEDFIKQMLFYSKNYSFLPTYN, encoded by the coding sequence ATGAAAAAACATATATATCCTTTTCTAATCGTTCTTATAACTTCATTTGCTTTATTCGGGTTTACGGGCGACCCACAAAAAGAACAAAAAAATAACCAAAGTGGTACTGAAGCAAATTATAATTATTTTACTGTTGACCATTTTGCCGATTTAAAAGTTATGAGATATACTGTACCCGATTTCGAGCTTTTAACCTTGAAGCAAAAAGAGCTTGTATATTATTTGAACCAGGCAGCATTAGCCGGAAGAGATATTATATGGGACCAGAATTTTAAGCACAATCTCTGCATTAGAAAAACACTTGAGGCAATTTACGAAGGATATAAAGGAGACAGAAGCACAGACAATTTCAACAAATTTCTTACATACTTTAAAAGAATAGAGTTTTCAAATGGCATTCATCATCATGCAAACTCATATAAAATTATGCCCGAATTTTCCAAAGAATATTTTGTTGAATTAATAAAAAACTCCGAAGGCGTGACGTTTCCACTTCAGCAAAATGAAACAATTGATGATTTAATAGCTAAATTAACTCCTATAATTTTAGATCCTTCAGTAGCAAGAATAAAAGTTTGCAGCGACCCCCAACTTGACATGGTAAGCAATTCGTCGGTTAATTTTTATGAAAACATTACTCAAAAAGAAGTTGAAGATTATTACAAAGCAACCATCAATCCTGATGAAACATATCCTATATCTTACGGATTGAATTCAAAATTAATTAAAGTAAACGGAAGAGTTGTTGAAAGAGTTTATAAATTGGGCGATATGTATTCTTCGGCTATTGAAAAAATAATTTATTGGCTCGAAAAAGCAACAGAGGTTGCCGAAAATGCCGACCAGAAAGCAACTTTAGATGTTCTCATTCAATTTTACAAAACGGGCGATTTGAAAATATTTGATGCGTATAACGTAATGTGGGTAAAAGATACGTTATCAACAGTTGATGTAATAAACGGATTTATTGAGGTATATAATGACCCCATGTCAATGAAAGCATGTTTTGAATCAGTTGTTTCGTTTCGGGACATAAGTGCTTCAAAAAGAGCTGAAACATTTAGCAGAAATGCACAGTGGTTCGAAGACCATTCTCCTGCAAATCCTGCTTATAAAAAGAAAAATGTTAAAGGTGTTTCTGCAAAAGTAATAACTGTTACTGCATTAGGTGGAGATTGTTATCCATATACACCTATCGGAATTAATTTACCAAATTCTTTGTGGATAAGAAAGCTTAAAGGTTCAAAATCTGTTACTATGGGAAATATTCTTTATGCGTATAATCAATCACAAGCAACTGATGGTATGATTGAGGAATTTTGTTATTCACCCGAAGAAATTGAATTATCAAAAAAGTATGATGCAATGAACATTAACATTCATACCGATATGCATGAATGTCTTGGACATGCATCAGGACAAGTAAAACCCGGAGTAACTCCCGATATGCTTAAAAATTACTCTTCCTCATTGGAAGAAGCAAGAGCGGACTTATTTGGTTTATATTACTTCATGGATCCCAAATTAATTGAATTGGGAATACTCCAGTCAGAAGAATGCGCAAAAGCACAATATAATTTTTATATACGGAGAGGTTTAATGACACAACTAACACGAATTGAACTTGGAAAAAATATACAAAATGCTCATTACAGAAATCGTCAGTTAATAGCAAAATGGTGTTATGAAAACGGATTGAAAGATAATGTGATTTCAAAAATCGTAAAAGACGGTAAAACTTATTTTGTTATCAATGATTATAAAAAATTACAAAACTTATTCGGACAATTATTAGCCGAAATACAACGTATTATTTCCGAAGGAGATTATGAAGCAGGAAAAAATCTTGTTGAAACTTATGCAGTAAAAGTAGACCAACAAATTCATCAGGAAGTAATAAACCGATGGAAGAAATTAAATGCGGCACCTTATGGCGGCTTCGTTAATCCTTATTTTACGCCTGTTTATGACGCAAAAGGTAAAATAACTGATGTGAAAGTTGATTATCCCGAAGATTTCATAAAACAAATGCTGTTTTATTCAAAAAATTATTCGTTCCTGCCAACATATAATTAG
- a CDS encoding 4Fe-4S dicluster domain-containing protein: MAKVKGKIVVDVEMCKGCELCINTCTDKCIAMSKKVNAKGYNYAEVVNDMCTGCTNCAVVCPDGVITVYRVKLQ; the protein is encoded by the coding sequence ATGGCAAAAGTAAAAGGTAAAATAGTAGTTGACGTTGAAATGTGCAAAGGATGCGAGCTTTGTATTAATACTTGCACTGACAAATGCATTGCGATGTCAAAAAAAGTGAACGCAAAAGGGTACAATTACGCCGAAGTCGTTAATGATATGTGTACCGGTTGCACAAATTGTGCAGTTGTTTGTCCCGATGGTGTTATCACTGTCTATAGAGTTAAATTACAATAG